DNA from Struthio camelus isolate bStrCam1 chromosome 18, bStrCam1.hap1, whole genome shotgun sequence:
GCACGGCAGTGCTCGGACACATGCACAGCATTGCTCGGACACATGCATGGCAGTGCTCAGACACTTGCACAGCATTGCTCGGACATGTGCACGGCATTGCTTGGACACGTGCACAGCAGTGCTCGGACACATGCACAGCATTGCTCGGACACATGCATGGCAGTGCTCGGACACGTGCATGGGGGATGCCTGGGGACACGGCACCGCCGGGGTGCCTGCTTCAGCTCGTGGCATGCGCaggggctgggatgaggagcAGCATAGTGCTGCTCCGGTGGGGGCTGGTGCGGGGAAgggaggcagcgaggggcagGGAACAGCGGGGCCATGGTGGGGACGGCGAGGCCACCCTCCTGCGAGGCCACCCCGCCGCCTCTCACCTCCACCCTGCCAGCacccacggccccggccccgctccgcgtcGCGGAGGAAGGCAGCCCAGTGCCTGCCACCGTGGAGCCGCACCACCCGGAGCCGCGCCACCGGCGGCGATGCCACCACAACCGGGACTGTCCCCAGGCCGAGGCGTGCTGCCAGCACCGGTGCAGCCGGCAGTGCCGCGAGCTCCGCCGAGGTGAGGGAGGCCAGGAACGGCCCCGGACAGGGGGGTGCAGGAGCGGAGAGCAGGTCTCTCGCTTGCGCCCCATCTGCGCAGCGGCCACAggccggccccggctggcagcaaggctctgcagagctgctcggccccggccccgctgccccatcCCCGCTCTGCCGCGCAGAGGCAGCCTCCCCGGCACCCGCCTCCCCGGAGCCGCGCCACCGGCGGCGATGCCACCACGACCGGCACTGTCCCCACGCCGAGGTGTGCTGCCAGCACCGGTGCAGCCGGGAGTGCCGCGAGCACCGCCGAGGTGAGGGAGGCCGGGAACGGCCCCGGGCAGGAGAAACTGCCGCGGGGACCTGCACCCCGGCCGCGGCAGGGGCGCCGGGCGCCCTGGGGTCCAGCTGCGAGTCGGCACGCGCGGGGCGcctgcccagccccgccgccgcccgccttgCAGAGCGGCACGAGAGGAAGAGCTGCCGCGGCGACTGGGACTGCCCGCCCGCCGAGGCGTGCTGCAGGCACCGGTGCAGCCCCGAGTGCCGAGCCGGGGCCGAAGGTGAGTGCCGCGGGATGGGGACTGAGCCTGCCTGAGTCCTGGCGAGCTCCTCACCCGCCCTGCCCGCCTCCCCGGGCTGCTCGCAGGGGTCCCCACGGccgccccagcccggcgcggcgggacaAGGTGCCGGAGCGATGAGGATTGCCGCGGAGGAGAGACGTGCTGCGGCACCTGGTGCGCCCGCGAGTGCAGCCTGCTGAGCCAAGGTGGGTGCGCCGGGAAGCCGAAACCCTGCCgagccgcagggccggggccgggcgccttTAGTGCCAGCAGAGAGGTTCGGAGCCAGCGCCACGGTCCCGGCACGGGGCGACGGCAGGGGATGCACCGCGGCCACGCTGCTCCATGTCCGTGCAGGGAAGGTCGGCTTCTGCCCCGCCAGCGCCGGGCTCTACCCCAGCTACGCCTGCGAGGCCGCCTGCCACGGGGACGGCGACTGCCCCGGCGAGGAGAAGTGCTGCCCGCGCGGCTGCGACTACGTGTGCCTGCCCCCGTCCCGCGGTAGGAGCCGCGCTCGCCCCGCCACGGGGACCCGACTCGCCGGGGCCGGACGGGGACAGCGCGGGAAAGCTTCAAGGGGGAGTCGCCCTCCCCCGgcaccaggagctgcaggctctgggcagggagagctgccgccccccggccgccccaacccCTCTGCCCGCTGCTTTGCAGAAAAGCCGGGGATCTGCCCCCTGACCGAGGAGATGCCGGTCCCCGCGCCCTCGTGCAAGTCCTCGTGCACCCAAGACGGGCAGTGCCCGGCGCAggagaagtgctgcagcagcaggtgcgGCCACGTGTGCTCGGCCCCCGAGCCAGGTGAGGGGCCGGCAGCGAGCCGGGGTCGCCGTGccatgccgggccgggccgggccgtgctgcactgcaccgtgctgtgccgcACCGCGCCGTGCCGCACACCACCAGCCTGGCAGCGTGGCCGCGGGCAGGACGCGGGGAGGCGCCGCAGCGGCGCAGGCACGGCCGGGGCGCAGCATCAGGGCCGCGGCCCCAGGGGCCGGGAAGGCTGGGGCCACGACCAGCCCCGCGGGGAGGCGctggcccccgccccgctcccaaCCCCCTTTCAGACAAACCTGGCGAGTGCCCGAAAGTGAGGCCGCGGCAGGCGTTTGAGCCGTGCACGGAGGAGGACTCCTGCGTCCACGACCGGGACTGCCCCAGGCAGGAGAAGTGCTGCTTCGCCGGCTGCGCCATGCGCTGCGCCCGCCCCGCCAGAGGTAAGCGTGGGGCGGCCGGcacggcgggcgccgggggccccTGCCGGGAGCCCGCCAGCGGGGCTGGCTCTGCGGGGACCGCGCTCGCGCCCGCACCTCTCCTCCGGCAGAGCACCCCGGGACgtgccccagggcagagccgtgccgggagccggggggccggcgcggcaACCAGTGCCTGGACGACAGCATCTGCCAGCGGGACGAGAAGTGCTGCGACACGGGCTGCGGCTGGCACTGCGTGGCCATGCCCGCAggtacggccgggccggccgggctgggcagcgGGCCGTCACCCCGCGGCGGCAGCTCAGTCCCCCGGCTCGCCGTGCccctgcagagagctgggacCGGGCCGCCGGGCAGTGCGCGGAGGAGTGCAGCGCCGACACGCAGTGTCCCCGCGGGCAGAGGTGCGTCAGCACCGGCTGCGGCCGCGTCTGCGAGGACATTCCCGGAGGTGAGCCGCGGCTCGGCCggccgggctgcagcgggggccctgcggccccgcggtgcccccagCCGGGTGCTCGGCCGTGCAGGCGGAGTGGGAGCGTGCCCCGTCCCCAGGGGCGGTGGGACCTGCTTGGACCTGTGCACCTTCGACGAGGAGTGTCCCTGGGGCCAGAAGTGCTGCAGCAACGGCTGCGGCCACGTGTGCACGCCGGCCTCCCTCGAAGGTAAGCCCCTGGCGCCGGGACGTGggagcgcccggccgggccgagcccggcAGGAACGGAGCCTGGCGCTTCCTCCGCGCTGAGCCGGCAGGAGCACTGGGGCCTCCCGCGCTGGTGCCGCTCGGCGCTGGAGCCGGGtgccgggggctgctggggctggcggtGCGCGATGCTGTCCCGTCACCTCCCGGCCCGCATCGGGGCTGACTGCCATCCTTGGGGCCGTCCCGTTCCCATGTAAGTGATGAGTGTGAACGGCCTCAGCTCTGAGCAGCTATGTgactttcctctcccacccacagAGAGTGACGATGCTGCCGTGCCATGGCACAGCTCCGGGCAGTGCACGGAGGAGTGCAGCGCCGACACGCAGTGTCCCCGCGGGCAGAGATGCATCAGCACCGGCTGCGGCCGCGTCTGCGAGGACGTCCCCGAAGGTGAGAGGCGGCTCGGCTggccgggctgcagcgggggccctgcggccccgcggtgcccccagCCGGGTGCTCGGCCGTGCAGGCGGAGTGGGAGCGTGCCCCGTCCCCAGGGGCCGCGGGACCTGCTTGGACCTGTGCCGCGCCGACGAGGAGTGTCCCTGGGGCCAGAAGTGCTGCAGCAATGGCTGCGGCCACGTGTGCACGCCAGTCCCGGGCGGTAAGGTGGTCGGCGGAGCCGTGCCGGGGTGATGCCGGGGCGATACCGGGGTGATGCCGGGGTGATGCAGGGGTGATGCAGGGGTGATGCTGAGGTGATCCCGGGGCGATGTCGGGGTGATGCCGGGGCGATGCCGGGGTGATGCAGGGGTGATGCCGGGGCGATGTCGGGGTGATGCCGGGGCGATGGCGGGGCCGGCCAGGAAGGGTCGCAGCCCTTCGCCTGCACAGCCACCGGCCCAGCCCGTCTCGGGGCCGTGCGGTGCCCAGCTGCCCTCGCACGCGGTCCCCCCGCGCACCCCAACACCCCTGGAGCCCCGGTAGCCGCaccggccggggcagagcagcaggaagctCTCGCCTGACGCCGGTCCGGGCCCGAGCTTGgcagccgccggcagccccgccgcagccTCGGGCTCCCGACGAGCAGCTCCTCGTTTTCAGGTGCTGCATGACACGAGCGGCGCCACCACGCCGGGAAGACGCCTCGGCTGTGGGACGCTGGCCGGTCCCGGTCCCGAGCCGGCCCGTCCCCTCCCTGCGGCCAGCAGCAATAAAGCGACCGTGCGCCCGTCTCCCGCGGCTTCGAGTCTCTGCAGAGCTgggcggccccgcgggagccccggggggccctCAGCGCGCCGAGGGGCAGGATGGGACCGTCCCAGCCCAGGGCTCGGCCTGGCCACGGCATCGCCGGGGAAAGCCGGACGCCCGGAGGCGGCTGGCCCCGCCAGGGCACGGCCAGCCCGCTCccggccgggaggggagggcggcgcgggagACGGACGCCCGTCAGCAGGAAGACTTTTCCTCGGATGCAAACAGGGGCTCAGTCTGGCGCGGCTCTCCCTGAGCCCCGGTGCCGGGggcgcagcagggccccgctCCCAGCACCGCCGGGGTGCCGGGCTGCCCAAACCGTGCATGGTGCTGGGGCCGCGGGGACCCGTCCCGCGACGGGGCTCATCCCGGCGACAGGCACAGCCGTCACGCCGGGGCTGCAGCCGCGGGGCCAGCGCTGCGCCCCGCACCGGGCGGCCGCAGACCCAGCTCGCCAGCCTGGCGGTCGGAGTCGGGGACCGTCCCacgagccggggctggggctgcttgcCCGCCACTAGGTCGCTttaggccccggccccggcacggcagcagcgggcggcagagccggGCGGGCTGGAAGCCGAGGCAGATGCAAGCAGAAGCTCCAAAACCCGGAGCTCCGGCACAGGGACCCCCACGGCCGGGCTGCGCAGGAGCGGGACCCCGGGtgcccgcgctgcccgcggctCCGGCGAGGACAGGCTGCTCCGGAGCACCGGGCTCTGCCGGCTGCTGTCCCGCTCGGGCAGAAAGGACGAGACCCAGAGCTGCTCATCAAAGGACCAGTCCTTGTATTGACAGCTTCAAAGCCCGAGGGCCGGGCGTCCCCGAGCAGGGCACCAGGGAGCCGGAGGAGGCAGCCGCACGCCCGTCGCCCGCCGCTGCCAGCCGGCCTCCccaggcgcccgccggcccctgTGCAGCGCAaggcccccgcggcgccggggggcagccgggggtgcGCGGGGGCACGCGGGCTGGCCGCTAGTTACCGGCGTGCGAGCAGGCCTGGAAACATTCCCCCTCGGTCTCAAAGTTGTTCCTGTTCCCGCCGCAGCCGCCGTAAATGAACTCCTGGCACTGCTGGCTGGACGCGTTGTAGAAGAAGCGGACGAAGCGAGCTTTGCAGTTCCCACACTCGGAGGGCAGGTAGCAGAAGTCTGCCGAGGACAAAGGGGCGGCGATGAGCCGGGCGCGCGCGCGGAGTGGGCACCCGGCCGGGCTCGCCGCTCCCCGGCCGGGCGGGTTGGGCACCCaggagcccggcggagcggctgggcgcagcgccccgcgccccgtcccgccccagGCGCCCGCCAGCCcctgcccggccgctgcccccgcgcgTCAGTCCCGGGCGCGGGAACCGCCCCCCGAGCCGGGCGGCGAGCTGCCCCCGGGCACGGCGCAACCTCACCGAGCACCGGCTCCTGGCACGTGCAGCCGCACTGGCTGGGGCAGCACTTGGTGGCACCGGGGCAGCCGGCGTCGCTGGCGCAGCGGGAGCCCACCGCGTCCCCGCGGCaggagccgccggcccggcccggcgagccCGCCGCCTCCGGCAGGTGGTGGCAGTACCCGGCCTTCTCTGCGGGACGGAGCAGCTcaggccggcggtgcgcgggggcggcgggctgcccgcgagcctggccccggccccacgcggggcggcagaccccagcccgcggcgccccccgtGCACTCacccgcggcgcgcggggccgggccagcCCGCGCCGGGAGGGGGAGCTGGgctgcgagcagcagcagcagcagcaggaggaggaggaggaaggtgcgcGGCTCCATGGTGCCCGGGGAGCCCGGTctgggcccccggggcggcgggccagGATTTAAGGCGCGCCAGCGGGGCGGAGGGAGAGGGCTGATTCCTGCCGTGCAGTGCCGGGCCGCACCCCGGCAGGGCCTGGCCGCCGCGGTCGCCCCGCGGGAGGAGCCGGCCGCGGCGTCCCGGAGCCGGGGGGACCAGTAGGACGGGaaggcgcccggcgcggggccctTGGGCACCccgggcacagctcagctcagcccggAGCTCGGCTCTGCACGACAcagctcggcacggcacggcacgacTCAGCTctgcacggcacggcacagcacagctccGCTCCGCACAGAGCTCAGCATGGCTCAGCCCGGTGCAGCTCGCCACGGAGCTCAGCTCTGCAtggcacggctcggcacagctcggcacggctcagctctgcacagctcggcacagctcagctctgcccgGAGCCCGGCTctgcacggcacggctcggcacagctTAACACGGCTCAGCTCTGCCCGGACCCCAGCTctgcacggcacggctcggcacagctTAACACGGCTCAGCTCTGCCCggagcccggctctgcccagaGCTCAGCACGGCAAGAGCAGGGGCAGCGGTTGCGCACGGGCCGTGCTCTGCCGCCAGCTGTGCCGGCGGTGCTGGGGCAGCGCGCGTCGCCGCGCTGGCACCGGCCctggccgccgcgcagccccggacCCTGACCCAGGCCGGACCCCTCCGCACGCTCCTGCCCGgctctccgccccggccccgggaacGGCCCCCGCCGCGAGGCTGCCCGCACGCGTGGGCGAGCGCAGGGCGAAACCggccaaaaggagagagaaacagcttAAGCTGCTCCCATTCCGCACACATAATCGTCAGTGTAATTACAGCTGTCATTACTGTCCCAAAGGGGAAGTGAAGGGAGAGGAAAGCTCTGCGGGGAGGGGCTGGGAAAGCTGGACCAGGGCTGGTTGGGCGGGAGCCGCCCGGGAAAGCCctgcagcctccccgtccgtcGGTCGCGGGGCACCTCCTGGGCACTCCTGCCCCGAGGACGGCAGCGCCCTGCAGCATCCCCGgctcgggacggccgggctgcgaCGGAGCATCGCAGGGGCTGAGCCCGGTCCGAGCGCCCCAGGCCCCCTCGCAGGCGGTTTTAGCCAGGAGACCGGTGGTGTCGGCCCCCGAGCCGGGGACAGACCGGCACCAAGGCCACGGCAGGTCCTGGGGCCAGCGGCTCTGCGGCCCCCTCCCCTCGTCCCCCACAAGCCCTGAGCTGTCCAGGAAATTCCCTCGTTGGACAGAAACTCCCAGCCTTGCTCCAACAGGCAGGCAAAGTCGCGAAGCCAAAATCCACTGGGCTGCATTTTTCCCCTGATATCTCTCTGAGGCATCTCATCCGCCCAGGTGATTATTGTAACGAGTTAAATCGTACTGCAGAATAGTTCTTATTTTCTCTGCACAGGTGATAAGGCCATCGCCAAACAGGACTGACGCTGCGGAGGAATGCGGGTCGGCAGCCGGTACTAGGTGCGCAGGGCAAGGAGCATCAcggatgagggttttttttttccaggaaggcCAAAGTTAATATTGCATataaaagaaaaccacacaccAAGGAAGCCCTGTGCAGATAAAACCCCTTGTCTTGCCTCGTCGTGATGCCGCATGCAGCTCACGCTACCAGGGCAGGCATGCAGCATGAGTCACGTGTGCGGCAGGCAGCGGCTCGGAGGAAGCGCTGCCGGCGAGGCCGAACGCCGCCCGGCCTCGGCGGCACTAGTGACCCGAGGAGGCCCAGCCCCGGGCCGGACCCAGGAATGCGACGCCTCCCAGGGCAGGGGCGTTTCCCAGGGTGCTCGCAGGACGCAGGAGGCACGGCCAGCGGGCGCGAAGCCCGAGGCccccggctgccggcggggccgggggacgatgctcctgccccagccctggaccgcaaggccggggggggggcgagggggcagaGCTGGTCCCTGCTGCCGCACACATCCCCGCTGGCTCCGCTTGGCGTGCCAGGGCTGACGCTGCTCCCCATCTCCCTGTCCTTCCCGGCGCTGACAAAAGGGGACCAtccccgctgcctcccccagggcaggggcagccccagcgagagcagggagcagggatgCCCAGGCACAGCAGAGCCGAAGCTCGCAAGTGCCCCTGTTCTCGTGACTCCGCGTGCTCCTGGGACCAGTTCTGCCTGTGTGTCACCTCTGTCCGGCCCACGCAGGGACACACCTATGGGAGCTTGTCCCCATGGCTCCGGCGGCTGACAAGGGAGCTGGcgccatgcacacacacagcttggattgcacacacatgcacacacgcacacaggcatgcacgcatgcacacacacagagctcagattgcacacacatgcatgcacacacacgcagagcttggattgcacacacatgcacacacacacacagaggcatgcACGCACGTACACAGAGAGCTTGgactgcacacacatgcacacacacacacaggcatgcacgcATGTACACAGAGAGCTTGgattgcacacacatgcacacacacacacgggcatgcacgcacacacacacgggcatgcacgcacacacacacacagagcttgggttgcacatgcacacacatgtgcagtCACGCCTCCACACACGCACAGCTTGgatccccccacacacacagatGTGTGCACAGCAGCTGGGATTGCACAGATGCCCAGACCACGTGGAGTGCACACACACAGGTGTTCACACGCAGCCAGGATTGCatacgtgcacacacaaacatgcatgcacacccacGCACGTGCACACAGCTTTCCCAGCAGAGTGCTGGTGCTCGTCCGCCTCTCCAGGAAGGGAGCCGGGAGGGAAAGCCCCGGCTTGCGACATGCTCCACCACAGCACCTCTGCAGCCCCATGGGGCGAAGCCTCTGTCTGGCCTCTAGGGCCAGACAGCAGCTCTGGGCCTGCCACTGCCGCTGGAGCACCTACGGGGCACCCTGCACGCCGAGGCACTGGGGAGCCTCTGGGAGCGCGGGGCCAGAGCCGCTGCTGGAGCCCGCGGGGCGGCCCGAGGGCTGCGGCCCCGTGGCGCAGGGCTGGGTgggcaccggccgccccgggccaggCAGGGTGGTTTCGGGGCCGAGGGGCCCAGCTCCAGCCACAGAGCGAGGGTGCTGGCGGCACGGGGCTGCGAACCGTGGCCGGTCACAGGACGTCCCTCGGGAGCGAGCGATTGTTCCGGCAGGCAGAACAATACCCCGCGGCTTGCCAGGGCACCACGGGCTGCTCCACACAcctgccccgagccccccccaCCGCTCCAGCagggccgagccccgcgccgggcactCGGCTCCCGGCTCCCCAGCCGGCCGTGCCCGCCAGGGCTGGCCTCAGCCGTCGCGCCCGTGCCAGCGGCTCCCCGCCGCTGCGGCACAGAGCCCGAGCCGAGCGCCGGGGCGCGCAGCCACCTCGGGGCTCCCAACCTTCGGGTGTCCTGGCACATGGGAAGGAGGAGATGAAGTGGTTCACGCTCGGATGGAGCGTGCCGGGAGCCAGGGCACGGGCAGGTCACTGGGTGCCACCTCTGTCACGGGCAGGATTTAACCCCCCCTGCCTGCACCTGGGCACGCAGCCCTGACacagccggccccgcgcgcgccaTGAGGCTGgcggctctgctcctgctcctggggCTCTTCTGCCTCTGGGCCCGGCTGGTGTCGGCAGGTGAGCGCAGGCAAGCGGCGGGCGTGGGAATGCAGCGGGTGCGGGAACGCGGGCGCAGGCAAACGGCGGGCGCGGGAATGCAGCGGGTGCGGGAACGTGGGCGCGGGCAAACGGCGGGCACGGGAACGCAGCGGGTGCGGGAACGCGGGCGCGGGC
Protein-coding regions in this window:
- the LOC138061545 gene encoding uncharacterized protein isoform X2, giving the protein MAPRGFFLLGLLVLRAELAAASEQGAHAGACPPVAARPGLAPCPNDCDDDRGCPQDQKCCFTGCGLGCITPLGNSSGGFPPPGDVDWSLSQAEPAPLGEPRKPGTCPRDFARCLRQEPALCANDTGCPGWQKCCPRECRLRCTPPAEVPGGQGLPGEEEVLPHRLRPCLPGAGAGGCGGNPNNFETRAACRRACDGRGEPGECRDDGDCPDSQQCCNGSCGPQCQPTTPAAPTAPAPLRVAEEGSPVPATVEPHHPEPRHRRRCHHNRDCPQAEACCQHRCSRQCRELRREAASPAPASPEPRHRRRCHHDRHCPHAEVCCQHRCSRECREHRRERHERKSCRGDWDCPPAEACCRHRCSPECRAGAEGVPTAAPARRGGTRCRSDEDCRGGETCCGTWCARECSLLSQGKVGFCPASAGLYPSYACEAACHGDGDCPGEEKCCPRGCDYVCLPPSREKPGICPLTEEMPVPAPSCKSSCTQDGQCPAQEKCCSSRCGHVCSAPEPDKPGECPKVRPRQAFEPCTEEDSCVHDRDCPRQEKCCFAGCAMRCARPAREHPGTCPRAEPCREPGGRRGNQCLDDSICQRDEKCCDTGCGWHCVAMPAESWDRAAGQCAEECSADTQCPRGQRCVSTGCGRVCEDIPGGGVGACPVPRGGGTCLDLCTFDEECPWGQKCCSNGCGHVCTPASLEESDDAAVPWHSSGQCTEECSADTQCPRGQRCISTGCGRVCEDVPEGGVGACPVPRGRGTCLDLCRADEECPWGQKCCSNGCGHVCTPVPGGAA
- the LOC138061545 gene encoding papilin-like isoform X1, which produces MAPRGFFLLGLLVLRAELAAASEQGAHAGACPPVAARPGLAPCPNDCDDDRGCPQDQKCCFTGCGLGCITPLGNSSGGFPPPGDVDWSLSQAEPAPLGEPRKPGTCPRDFARCLRQEPALCANDTGCPGWQKCCPRECRLRCTPPAEEKPGACPAAAPEELFYPCSFQCLEDKDCLGKKKCCHIGCGPACLEPVRDICQLPAQRGLCQGYVRRFFYNATSQQCEAFLYSGCGGNPNNFETRAACRRACDGRGEPGECRDDGDCPDSQQCCNGSCGPQCQPTTPAAPTAPAPLRVAEEGSPVPATVEPHHPEPRHRRRCHHNRDCPQAEACCQHRCSRQCRELRREAASPAPASPEPRHRRRCHHDRHCPHAEVCCQHRCSRECREHRRERHERKSCRGDWDCPPAEACCRHRCSPECRAGAEGVPTAAPARRGGTRCRSDEDCRGGETCCGTWCARECSLLSQGKVGFCPASAGLYPSYACEAACHGDGDCPGEEKCCPRGCDYVCLPPSREKPGICPLTEEMPVPAPSCKSSCTQDGQCPAQEKCCSSRCGHVCSAPEPDKPGECPKVRPRQAFEPCTEEDSCVHDRDCPRQEKCCFAGCAMRCARPAREHPGTCPRAEPCREPGGRRGNQCLDDSICQRDEKCCDTGCGWHCVAMPAESWDRAAGQCAEECSADTQCPRGQRCVSTGCGRVCEDIPGGGVGACPVPRGGGTCLDLCTFDEECPWGQKCCSNGCGHVCTPASLEESDDAAVPWHSSGQCTEECSADTQCPRGQRCISTGCGRVCEDVPEGGVGACPVPRGRGTCLDLCRADEECPWGQKCCSNGCGHVCTPVPGGAA
- the LOC138061545 gene encoding papilin-like isoform X3, with translation MAPRGFFLLGLLVLRAELAAASEQGGEPRKPGTCPRDFARCLRQEPALCANDTGCPGWQKCCPRECRLRCTPPAEEKPGACPAAAPEELFYPCSFQCLEDKDCLGKKKCCHIGCGPACLEPVRDICQLPAQRGLCQGYVRRFFYNATSQQCEAFLYSGCGGNPNNFETRAACRRACDGRGEPGECRDDGDCPDSQQCCNGSCGPQCQPTTPAAPTAPAPLRVAEEGSPVPATVEPHHPEPRHRRRCHHNRDCPQAEACCQHRCSRQCRELRREAASPAPASPEPRHRRRCHHDRHCPHAEVCCQHRCSRECREHRRERHERKSCRGDWDCPPAEACCRHRCSPECRAGAEGVPTAAPARRGGTRCRSDEDCRGGETCCGTWCARECSLLSQGKVGFCPASAGLYPSYACEAACHGDGDCPGEEKCCPRGCDYVCLPPSREKPGICPLTEEMPVPAPSCKSSCTQDGQCPAQEKCCSSRCGHVCSAPEPDKPGECPKVRPRQAFEPCTEEDSCVHDRDCPRQEKCCFAGCAMRCARPAREHPGTCPRAEPCREPGGRRGNQCLDDSICQRDEKCCDTGCGWHCVAMPAESWDRAAGQCAEECSADTQCPRGQRCVSTGCGRVCEDIPGGGVGACPVPRGGGTCLDLCTFDEECPWGQKCCSNGCGHVCTPASLEESDDAAVPWHSSGQCTEECSADTQCPRGQRCISTGCGRVCEDVPEGGVGACPVPRGRGTCLDLCRADEECPWGQKCCSNGCGHVCTPVPGGAA
- the LOC138061545 gene encoding papilin-like isoform X4, with protein sequence MLLYRLRPRLHHAAGKQQRRFPTPWRRGLEPKSSGAGTSGRAPEAGHLPARLRPLPPPGAGAVRQRHRLPRLAEVLPPGVPAPLHAAGGREARRLPRGGPGGALLSLLLPVPGGQGLPGEEEVLPHRLRPCLPGAGAGGCGGNPNNFETRAACRRACDGRGEPGECRDDGDCPDSQQCCNGSCGPQCQPTTPAAPTAPAPLRVAEEGSPVPATVEPHHPEPRHRRRCHHNRDCPQAEACCQHRCSRQCRELRREAASPAPASPEPRHRRRCHHDRHCPHAEVCCQHRCSRECREHRRERHERKSCRGDWDCPPAEACCRHRCSPECRAGAEGVPTAAPARRGGTRCRSDEDCRGGETCCGTWCARECSLLSQGKVGFCPASAGLYPSYACEAACHGDGDCPGEEKCCPRGCDYVCLPPSREKPGICPLTEEMPVPAPSCKSSCTQDGQCPAQEKCCSSRCGHVCSAPEPDKPGECPKVRPRQAFEPCTEEDSCVHDRDCPRQEKCCFAGCAMRCARPAREHPGTCPRAEPCREPGGRRGNQCLDDSICQRDEKCCDTGCGWHCVAMPAESWDRAAGQCAEECSADTQCPRGQRCVSTGCGRVCEDIPGGGVGACPVPRGGGTCLDLCTFDEECPWGQKCCSNGCGHVCTPASLEESDDAAVPWHSSGQCTEECSADTQCPRGQRCISTGCGRVCEDVPEGGVGACPVPRGRGTCLDLCRADEECPWGQKCCSNGCGHVCTPVPGGAA